The nucleotide sequence TGAAATCCCTTGTGCCGCGCGCCATCGCATACTGCAGGCCGGAGGTGATCAGACCGAAGAACACGCCGGCGACGAGGCCGGCGATCAGCGATCCCCACGGGCTGGGGCTGAAGAAGCCCAGCACCAGGCCGATGAAGAGGCCGAGCCATGCGCCGGTCAGCGCGCCGCCGGCCAGTACGCGGGGCCAGGTGAGGCGTCCGGTGACCCGTTCGACCTGCATCAAATCCACCCCGACGATCGTCACCTGCTGCACGGGGAACTGCTGATCGGACAGGTAGTCGACGGCCCGCTGCGCCTCGGCGTAGGTGGGATACGAACCGATCGGCCACCCCCGCGGCGGCGTGGGCAACCCGGCCGGACCCCCTCGTCCCGGCTTGGGTCCAGGTTGAAGTGGGCTGGTCATGGCTTTCTCCTCCGACTCTCGTATGGGCATCCCCGTGGACGGCATCCTCTTGAACAACGCACCGACACCGACCATCGTGCCCCGGAATCGAGTCGAGCACTCCCGATCAGGCCGTGCGCTAGGTTCGTGACATGACGAATGAGGGCTCAGACGCCGGCCAGTCATCGTCCCCGGAGTCCGGGACCAGCGGCTCGGAACCGGCGTCCGGCGGGTACGAGGCACCGTCCATCGAGAACGCCGGTAGCGGTGACCGGGGCGAAGCCGACGAGGCTCCCCCGGCGTACGCATCGTCGTCCTACCCATCGTCGTCTTACCCATCGCCGTCCTACGATCCGCCCTACCAGCCGCCGCAGCCTCCCCAGGCCGAGGCGGGGCAGCCGCCGCAGTACGACGCGGGCACCGGGTATCCGCCGCCCCCGCCGTATGACCCGTCCTCGGGCTACCCGCCGCCCCCCGCGGGCTACCTACCCGGCGTCGGACAGCAGGGGTATGGGCAGCAGGGCTTCGGCCAACCCGGCTACGGACACCAGGGATACGGCCAGCCCGGCTACGGACAACCGGGGTATGGCCAACCCGGCTTCACCAACCAGGGATACGGCCCGCCGGTGTACGGCGTACCGGGTTACCCGGGCTACGGACCGCCGGCCCGCAAGACCAACGTCCTGGCGATCACGTCGCTGGTGGTGTCGATCATCTCGCTGTGCGGCATCGGCTCCATCGCCGGCATCGTGCTCGGCGTCGTCGCGCTCAACCAGATCAAGGTGAGCGGCGAGGGCGGGCGCGGACTCGCCATCGCCGGCATCGCGGTCGGCGCGGGCACGCTGTTGCTCAGCATGCTGCTGCTCGTCTCCTCGGCCAGCTGGTGACCGCCGACGACACCGGCCGCCCGGCCGGCGAGCCGCACGCCGAGCAGCCCGGCCAACGGGCCGATCCCCCGTCCCCGCACCAGGACCCGTTCGCCCCGGTCGACTACCCCGGCGCCGAGTTACCGCCGCCGGTGCCGTCGGGCGGCTACCCGCCACCGCCGCCTGGACCGCCCGGCTATCCGCCGCCCGGCGCCTTCCCGCCACCGCCGCCGTACCCCGGCGGCCCGTCCTACGGGCCGGGCGCGCCGCCCTACGGACCCAACCCTTACGACCCCAACGGCTACGGACCTGGGCCGTTCTACGACCCGTACCAGCCGCTCAAGCCGCCCGGCACCAACGGCAAGGCCATCGGCGCGATGGTCAGCTCCGTGGCCGGCTTCGTGCTGTGCCTGTGCTTCGTCCCGTCGATCGTCGGGATCGTCCTGGGCGTCATGGCCATGAACGAGACGAAGCGCACCGGGCAGGACGGCCGCGGGCTGGCGCTCGCCGCGGTCGTCATCGGCGCCGGCACCATCGTGCTGTACCTCGCGCTGTTCGCGTTCGGGTTCGCGGTCGATGCCGTCCTGCCCTCGGAGTTCCAGGACTACTAGTCCGGCGGCGTGAAGGCCGGCGTCGTGCGCGTCATGCCGGCCGCGCGTCCCTTGCCGGCGATCACGAGTGCCATCTTGCGGCTCGCCTCGTCGATCATCTCGTCCCCCAGCATCACCGCGCCACGGGCGCCACCGGCCCCCGACGTGTGCCACTCGTAGGCCTCGAGGATCAGCTCGGCGTGGTCGTAATCGTCCTGCCGCGGACTGAACACCTCGTTGCCCGCAGCGATCTGATCGGGATGCAGCACCCACTTGCCGTCGTAACCGAGCGCCGCCGCGCGGCCCGCCACCCGGCGGAACGCCTCGGTGTCGCGCACCTTCAGATAGGGACCGTCGATGGCGTCGATCCCGTGCGCGCGGGCGGCGACCAGGATCCGCATCATCGCGTAGTGGTGGGCGTCGCCCACGTCGTAGCCCTCCGGCTGCTCACCCACGACCAGCGTGCGCATGCGCAGGCTCGCCATCATGTCGGCCGGCCCCAGTACCAGCGCCCGGACGCGCGGCGCCGCGGCGATGGCGTCGACGTGCGTCAGCCCCGCGGCGTCCTCGATCTGCGCCTCGACGCCGATGTGGCCCACCGGCAGGCCGTGCGTGCGTTCCAGTTGCGTCAGCAGCAGGTCGAGCGCCCGGACGTGGGTGGCGTCGGCGACCTTTGGCAGCACCACCACGTCGAGCGACGCGCCGGCGGCCGCCACCACCTCGATGAGGTCCGCGTGCGTCCACGGCGTCGTCCAGTCGTTGACCCGCACGCCGCGCAGCTGCCCGGCCCACCCCGGCGCGGCGAGCGCCGCCGCGACCCGCGTGCGCGCCGCGGACTTCGCCTCCGGGGCCACCGCGTCCTCGAGGTCGAGGAACACCTCGTCGGCGGGCAGCTGCTTGGCCTTGGCGATCATCTTCTCGCTGCTACCGGGAACCGACAGGCACGTCCGGCGGGGGCGATACGGGTTCTCCACGGCACCACTCTCTACCCTTCATGGCATGGCAGCGATGAACAGGGTCTATGCGGCCCGACTCGCGGGATTGGTGGTGCTCGGCCCCGACGGCGAGTCCATCGGCCGCGTGCGCGACGTCGTCGTCAGCATCGGCATCGTGCGCCAGCAGCCGCGCGTCCTGGGCCTCGTCGTCGAATTGCTCACGCGGCGCCGCATTTTCGTGCCCATCCTGCGGATCACCGCCATCGAACCCGACTCGGTGACGCTCACCGGTGGCAACGTGTCGCTGCGCCGCTTCGCCCAGCGGCCCGGCGAGGTCCTGGTACTCGGCCAGGTGCTCGACACCCGGGTGCGGGTCAACGACCCGGAACTGCCCAACCTCTCCGGCGTCGACGTCGTGGTCGTCGACCTCGGCATCGAGCAGGTGCGCTCGCGGGACTGGATGGTCACCCGGATCGCGGTGCGCATGCACCGCCGACTCGGACGGCGCACCGCCGTGCACGTCGTGGACTGGCAGAACGTCGCCGGACTGACGCCGTCCGCGTTGGCCCTGCCCGGCCAGGGCGTGGCCCAGCTGCTCGCACAGTTCGAGGGACAGCGACCGATCGAGGTGGCCGACGCGATCCGCGACCTGCCGTCAAAGCGGCGCTACGAGGTGATCAATGCGCTCGCCGACGAGCGGCTCGCCGACATCCTGCAGGAGCTCCCGGAGAGCGAGCAGGCCGAACTGCTCGAACAGCTCGACACCGAGCGTGCGGCCGACGTGCTCGAGGAGATGGATCCCGACGACGCGGCCGACCTGCTCGGCGAACTCGACGCCTCACGCGCCGAGGTGCTGCTGGCGCGCATGGACCCCACCGACTCCGAGCCGGTGCGCCGCCTGCTCCAGCACTCCCCGGACACCGCGGGCGGTCTGATGACGTCCGAGCCGGTGGTGCTGGCGCCCGACACCACGGTCGCCGAGGCGCTGGCGCGGGTGCGCGACCCCGACCTGACGCCCGCGGTGGCGACGCTCGCGTTCGTGGTGCGCCCGCCGACCGCGACGCCGACCGGGCGGTACCTCGGCTGCGTGCACTTGCAGCGGCTGCTGCGCGAACCGCCCGCCTCGCTGGTCGGCGGCCTGCTCGACAAGGACCTGCCGAACCTCGCGCCCGACGCCTCGCTGGCCGCGTTGACGCGGTACTTCGCGGCCTACAACCTGGTGTGCGGCCCCGTCGTCGACGAGGAGAACCACCTGCTCGGCGCCGTCACCGTCGACGACGTGCTCGACCACCTGCTGCCGCACGACTGGCGCGTCAGTACCGAGGATCCGCAGCTGCCCACCGCTGACGCGGCGCCCGCCCAGGGCGCATCCTCGTGAGCGAATCCGCGCGCCAGCGCCTCGACACCCCGCGGCTGTCCCGGCGGCGCTTCACCCCACGCGTCGACATCGAGGCGGTCGGCCGGTTCAGCGAATCGATCGCGCGCTTCCTGGGTACCGGCCGCTACCTCGCGATCCAGACCGTCATCGTCATCGTCTGGATCCTGCTGAACCTCTTCGCCGTGTCGCTGCAATGGGATCCGTATCCGTTCATCCTGCTGAACCTCGCGTTCTCCACGCAGGCGGCGTACGCCGCGCCGCTGATCCTCCTGGCGCAGAACCGCCAGGAGAACCGCGACCGCGTCGCCCTCGAGGAGGATCGCCGACGCGCCGAGCAGACCAAGGCCGACACCGAGTTCCTCGCCCGCGAACTCGCCGCGCTGCGGCTGTCGGTCGGCGAGGTCGCCACCCGCGACTACCTGCGCCGTGAACTCGAGGACCTGCGCGAGCTGATCGCCGAGCTGCAGCCGGCGAAGGAGACGAAGTCCAAGTCGGAGAAGAAGAAGACGACCCGCCACGAGGTCCGACACGAGGCACGCGCCGTCCCGCGCGACGACGCGAGCGTCGAATGATCGCATCGTGCTGACGTGAATGCCTCTACGGAGCAAACCTCTACGGGTATGGTGACCTGGTTCACACGAAGCTCGGCTCGGCGAGGACGGTTGCAGTGCACATAGCGGGACGCGACGCCTTCACGGCAGTACGCCGCCGCGCGGCCCGCATGGTTCGCACCCCGGCGTTCGGCGTCGCCGTGCTCGCGCCGGTCGTACTCATTGGCGCGGTGGGCGCCTCGGCCCCGGCACCAAAGCACACCGTGTCGGCCGACGGCTACATGCCGCTGGCCGCGGTCGCCAGCACCGGCGAGGACTCCGGACCCAAGGTCATCGCCGCGCTGAAGCCGATCAAGCCGCTGCGCATCATGGCCGCCGTGCCGTCGCCTCCTCCCCCGCCCATCGTCATGGCGCCGATCGGGTCGTTGCGCATTCCGATGATGGCGCTCAAGGCCTACCGCAACGCCGAACGGACCATGGCCGCCGCCGCGCCCGGCTGCGGCGTCAGCTGGAACCTGCTGGCCGGCATCGGGCGCATCGAGTCGCTGCACGCCAACGGCGGCGCCACCGATTCCCGCGGCACGCCGCTGCAGCCGATCTACGGCCCCACCCTGGACGGCACGCTGGCCGGCAACGAGGTCATCGTGCAGAGCGTGCAGGCCGGCCGCGTCACGTACGCCCGGGCAATGGGACCCATGCAGTTCCTGCCCGGCACCTGGGCGCGCTACGCCTCCGACGGCGACGGCGACGGCCGCGCCGACGTGCAGAACCTCTTCGACTCCTCGCTGGCCGCGGCCCGCTACCTGTGCAGCGGCGGGCTGAACCTGCGCGAGCAGTCCCAGGTGCTGACGGCGATCCTGCGCTACAACAACTCGATGGCCTACGCGCAGAACGTGCTCGGCTGGGCCGCCGGCTACGCCACCGGGGTCGAGCCGGTCGACCTGCCGACGATCAGCGGCCCGCCCCCGCCGATCTCCGACGAGCACCTCGCCGCCAACCCCGAGGGTCTCGGGCCCAACCTGCCGCTCAATGCGACGGGCCTCCCGGCCACCGACCCGTTGGCGCGCACGCCGCTGTTCGACGCCAACGGCGTCAATGCGGCCGGGCAGATCGGCGCCCCGGGCGCCGCACCCGGGCCGCTGCCGGGACCGGCCGGTCCGCCGCAGACCGCGCAGAACTGCCAGGTCTTCTGCCTGCAGGGCAACCCGGTACCCCCGCCCATCGCCCCGCCGGCACCGTTCGCGCCGGCGCCCATGGCGCCCCCGATGTTCGCTCCGCCGCCGGCCGCAGCACCGGGCGCGGTTGCCGGGCCGGCACCCGCCGGGGCTCCAGTCGCACCGCCCGCTGCCACGCCGCCGGGTCCCGCACCCGGGCCGGCTCCCGGCCCCCTGGTCGCGCAGCCGGTCGCACCGCCGCCGCCGGGCCCCGCCCCGGGACCGCTGCTGCCCTGACGGGGCCGCCTCGCGCGCTCCTGCCCTGACGGACGGAGCAGTGGTCGCGGCGGCATAGACTCGCAGGTGATGTCCTCTACAGCCAGCGATCTCGAAGCCGCCGTCCGCGCCGCCCTCGGCAAGGTGGTCGACCCCGAACTGCGGCGACCGATCACCGAGGTCGGCATGGTCAAGGACGTGACGATCGAGTCCGATTCGAGCGTGCACGTCGAGATCTACCTGACCACGTCGGCGTGCCCGAAGAAGACCGAGATCACCGACCGCGTGCGCGACGCCGTCTCCGACGTCCCCGGGACCGGCGCCGTACGCGTGACCCTCGACGTCATGAACGACGAGCAGCGCGCCGAGCTGCGCAAGCTACTGCGCGGCGACTCCCGCGAACCGGTGATCCCGTTCGCCCAGCCCGGCTCGCTCACCCGCGTCTACGCCGTCGCGTCCGGCAAGGGCGGCGTCGGCAAGTCCAGCGTCACGGTCAACCTGGCGGCCGCGATGGCCGCCCGCGGGCTGTCGGTGGGCGTGCTCGACGCCGACATCTACGGCCACTCCGTGCCGCGCATGATCGGCACCGAGGACCGCCCCACCCAGGTCGACTCCATGATCATCCCGCCCGTCGCCCACGACGTGCGGGTCATCTCCATCGCGATGTTCACCCAGGGCAACACCCCCGTGGTGTGGCGCGGACCCATGCTGCACCGCGCGCTGCAGCAGTTCCTCGCCGACGTCTACTGGGGCGATCTGGACGTGCTGCTGCTCGACCTGCCGCCCGGCACCGGCGACATCGCCATCTCGGTGTCGCAGCTCATCCCCGGCGCGGAGATCCTCGTCGTCACCACCCCGCAGCTCGCGGCCGCCGAGGTGGCCGAGCGGGCCGGCGCCATCGCGCTGCAGACCCGTCAGCGCATCGCCGGCGTCGTGGAGAACATGTCCGGCCTACAGTTGCCCGACGGCAGCACCATGGCACTGTTCGGCGAGGGCGGTGGCCGGCAGGTGGCCGAGCGGCTGTCCCGCGCGGTCGGCGCCGACGTGCCGCTGCTGGGCCAGGTGCCCATCGATCCCCAGCTGGTGTCGGCCGGTGACTCCGGCGTGCCGCTGGTCCTCAGCGCGCCGGACTCCCCCGCGGGCAAGGAACTGCGCAAGGTGGCCGACGCATTGTCGTCGCGCAAGCGCGGCCTCGCCGGCATGTCGCTCGGACTCGATCCCGCCGGGCGCTGAGAGCCGCCGTCCTCGAGGCGAGTCGTGCCCTGCGGCGCGGCTAGGTCGCGTCGGTGTCGAACGGGGTCGGCCCCGCTGGTGACGGCCCCGATGCGGACGGCGGGGTGGTCGCCGAGGGCGGCACCGCCGGTGGCACGGCGCCCGGCGGCGGCGCCGAGTGCGGCTTCACGTCGTCGCCGAAGCGGCCCGTGAAGATCGAGTCGTCCCCGTCGAGCAGATGCTTGGTCAGCGCGGCGCGCGGAGTCATGCCGCGCAGTTTCTGCAGCTCCGACAGCGGCTCGCGCAGATCGTCGAACTCCGGGCCGAGGTCCTGGCGCAGCTGGTTGGTGGCCCCACTGAGGTATTCGCGCGCCTGACGGGCCGCGTTCGAGGTCCAGCGGATCGCGCCGGGGAGCCGTTCCGGCCCCAGGATCACCAGACCGGCGATCACCAGGACCAGCATCTCGCCCCAGCCGATGTTGGCGAACATCTACTGGTTCGGCTGGTCGGCGTCGGAGCCCGGCGTGATCATCAGCGTGACGGGACGGCCGTCGCGCATGACCTCGATCGGGGCCTCCTGCCCGATCTTCAGCTGGCGGACCGCGACGGTCATCTCGTCGGCGTCGGCGACGCTGCGGTCCCCGACCTTCACCACGACGTCGTTCTCCAGCAGACCGGCCTTCTCGGCGGGACCGCCGACGGTGACGTTGGCGACCTGCGCGCCGGAGGCCACCGAGTTGCTCACCGAGCGCGCCGTCAGCCCGAGCGTCGGGTGCGCGATCTTGCCATCCTTGATGAGCGTCTCGACGACGGTCTTCGCCTCGTTGACCGGGATGGCGAAGCCGAGGCCACTCGCGCTGTCCGACAACGACTTTCCAGCGGTGTTGATGCCGATGACCTCGGAGTTCATGTTGATCAGCGGACCACCGGAGTTGCCGTGGTTGATCGACGCGTCGGTCTGAACGCCGTCGATGACGGTGTCGGTGTCGGAGCCCTCACCCGACAGCGGCACGGGGCGGTGCAGCGCGCTGATGATGCCGTGCGTGACGGTGCTGCGCAGGCCCAGCGGGGCGCCCGCTGCGATCACCTCCTCGCCGACGGTGAGCTTCTCCGAGTCGCCGAGGCGCGCCACCGACAGGTTGTCGACGTTGTCGACCTTGATGACGGCGAGGTCGGTCTTCGGGTCGCGCCCGACCAGGTTGGCGGGCACCTCCTTGCCGTCGTTGAACACCACGGTCATCTTGTAGTCGGCCGGGTTCTTCGCGGCCTCGGAGATGACGTGGTTGTTGGTGACGATGTAACCGCGTCCGTCGATGACGACGCCGGAGCCCTGGGACCCCTCGTTCTTGCTGGTGGCCTCGATGGTGACCACCGAGTCGGCGACGGCCTTCGCGACGGTGGCGAAGCGCCCGGCGGGTCCCTCCGGGTTGTCGTCGGTCTCCAGGGTGACCTTGCTGGTGGTGAAGGCCTCGACCACCTCGGCGGTCTTGCGGCCGACCCAGCCGCCGGTGAAGCCGATGACCAGCGCAATGATCGCGAGCAGACCGAGCGCGGTGAAGGACACCCGGCGGCCGAACAGCACGTCGCGCACGCCCAGCTTGCCGACGGGCACCGGCGCGACGGGTGGCGCCGACGGCGGCTGGGCGGGCGTGCCCAGCGACGGCACGGCCGACGGGTCGCGCCAGGGGTCGGCGGGCTGATCGGCGGCGCCGTCGCGTTCGGCCTCCAGCGCGCCGGCGTCGGCGGGGTGGCGCTGCAGCGAGTCGGTGGCGCCGTGGCGGCCGAAGGCCTCGGCGAGGACGGGGTCCGGCGGCAGGTCCTTCGGCGCGAACTCGCCCTGGTCGCGGTGCTTGTCGGCACCGAGGAAGGAGCCGTTGAAGCCGTCGGGCCTGCCGAAGGTGCGGGCGGCGGCGGGATCGACGGGCGGACGCGTCACCGGGCGCGGCGCCAGGCGGTGGCCCCCCTGACGCTGGCCGGGATCGGACTGGTCGGATTCCTTCACCCGTGTTCACTCTCCATTCGGGTGCGCGGGGCAGCGCACGCGATCGTCGTGGGACTGGACAAGACTCACCGGCGCTTGCGCCGGTCACGCAGCGCGTCACCCGCGAAGTGCTCGGCGTCGTCGTCGACGCCCGGCTCGGCGAGCGAGTGGTGCGGGATCTGCGACAGCGCACCCAGCAGCGACGTCGGCACCGCGATGGGCCGGGACTCGCGCAACGCCGTGCGGGCCTGACCCTGCGCGTCGACGGCGGCCGCGCACTCCGCGCACTGCGACATGTGGCCTGCGGCGCGCAGATGGCCCTTCATGCTCAGCTCGCCGTCGACGAAGGCGGCGATGGCCTCCGTGGACAGGTGCTCGGTGGAGCCGAACTGGCGCGGACCGACCGGCGCACTACTCTGCGACGCCAGCTGCGTGGGGAGCCAGGAGAACGCCCGACGGAACACGTGTCCCGGGTCGACCATCACCCAACTCCCTTCGGTGTCCAGTGCGCGCTGCGACGAGTGTCTCCCTCGAATGTAGCGCGAGCCGACCCGGGAGACACCCTCGAATGCGTCGGGGCGTCAGGCTGACCGGGCGTGATGCCCGGCGGCCTCCGCATCGGGATGGGCGGCGAGGTAGTCGCGCAGCGCCTGGCGGCCGCGGTGGATGCGACTGCGGACGGTGCCGAGCTTGACGCCCAGCGTGGCGCCGATCTCCTCGTAGGACAGACCCTCGATGTCGCAGAGGACCACCGCGGCGCGGAACTCCGGCGGCAGCGAGTCGAGCGCGGCCTGCAGGTCCGGGCCGAGCCGGGAGTCGTGGTAGATCTGCTCGGGATTCGGGTCGGCCGCCGGCACGCGGTCGTAGTCCTCGGGCAGCGCCTCCATGCGGATGCGGCTGCGGCGCCGCACCATGTCCAGGAAGAGGTTGGTCGTGATGCGGTGCAGCCAGCCCTCGAACGTGCCCGGCTGGTAGTTCTGCACCGACCGGAACACCCGGATGAAGGTCTCCTGGGTGAGGTCCTCGGCGTCGTGCTGGCTGCCCGAGAGGCGGTAGGCCAGGCGGTAGACGCGGTCGGCGTGCTGACGGACCAACTCGTCCCAGGACGGCATGTTGGCCTTGTCGCCGGTCGCGTCGAACACCGCGGTACCGGTCAGCTCGTCGGTGGGCTCCACCCAGCCGCCGGGCTCGGTACCCGAGGGCTGCTCCAGGTGGGCCATGAACACGGGGGACGTGCTAGTGGTGCTCGTCGGATCCTCCAGATCGCTTCCTCGGCCGCCGGTGGACGGCGACCCGGCCACGTCGCGGGCCTCGATGTCGGCAACGGACCGACCGGTACGGAAATTCCCGTGGTCGTGTCCGGACTGCGAGGGCGCGCCGTGTGTCATGGCATTACCGTTCCCGACCCTGGTGAGGGCGACATATGAGCAAACTGAACTTTTCCTGAGAAAGCCGTCTACCCCCCGTACTAGCAGCACAAACGGTGTGAAGTACAGCGCATTTCGGCGCCCGGCGACGGGCGTGTCGAAGGCCGCCGAATCAGCACCGACCTCTACGCTGCGGGCATGACCGACGACGGCAGCACCCGGCCGAGCCGCGCCGAGTCGATCCTGACGCACGCCGAGCAGTCGATCACCGAGGACGCCATCACCGCGGCCGCGCGAGAACGGTCCGAGGACAGCGGCGCGGGCGCCGTCACGCCCGCGGTCGGGGCGCTGCTCGGGGTGCTCGCCAAGCTCGCGAGCGCCAAGGCCGTCGTGGAGGTCGGCACCGGTGCCGGCGTCAGCGGCCTGTGGCTGCTGTCGGGCATGCGCGAGGACGGCGTGCTGACGACCATCGACGTGGAGCCCGAGCACCAGCGCCTCGCCAAGCAGGCGTTCGCCGAGGCGGGCATCGCCCCCGGGCGCACCCGCTTGATCGGCGGCCGCGCCCAGGAGGTGCTGACCCGCCTCGCCGACGACTCCTACGACCTCGTCTTCATCGACGCCGAGCCGCTCGACCAGCCGCAGTTCGTGGCCGAGGGCGTCCGGCTGCTGCGCTCCGGCGGCGCGATCGTCGTGCACCGCGCCGCACTCGGCGGGCGGGCCGGCGATGCCACCGCCGCCGACAAGGAGGTCGCCGCGGTGCGCGAGGCGGCCCGGCTGATTGCCGAGGACGACCGATTGACGCCCGTCCTGGTGCCGCTCGGCGACGGCCTGCTGGCCGCCGCCCGCGACTGACTCCCCCGCCCCCGCTCGCCCGCCTTCGCGTTCGGCCTCCTGCGCCGACATGACGTTCCGTGCGCTCAGGCGGGTCGTCCGAGCACCGTCCGTGCCGCCTCGGCGTGTCCGCGCGCGCGGCAGCGGCGCCCCCTTGACGGCTGACTGAACGCGCGTTTAACGTATTGAACGTGCGTTCAGCCGACGATCTGACGACCACCGCCCGGATCCGCGACGCCGCCCTCGACCTCTTCGGTCGCGACGGCTTCGGGGTCGGCGTACGCGCGATCGCCGCGGCGGCCGGGGTCAGCCCCGGTCTGGTCATCCACCACTTCGGGTCCAAGGAGGGACTGCGCCGCGCCTGCGACGAGCACGTCGCCGCCGTCGTCCTGGAGTCCAAGACCGAGTCCATCCGCAGCGCCGACCCGGCGACGTGGTTCGCGCAACTGGCCGGCATCGAGGCGTACGCCCCGCTGATGGCCTACCTGATGCGCAGCCTGCAGTCCGGCGGCGACCTCGCGAAGGCATTGTGGCGCACCATGATCGACAACGTCGAGCAGTATCTCGACGAGGGCGTCCGCGCGGGCACCGTCCTGCCGAGCCCGGATCCCAGGGGTCGTTCCCGCTTCCTCGCGATGGCCGGCGGCGGCAGCTTCCTGCTGTATCTGCAGCTGCACGACGATCCCAGCGACCTCGCCGGGGTGCTGCGCGACTACGCCGAGGACATGGTGCTGCCGGCGCTGGAGATCTACAGCCACGGCCTGATGGCCGATTCCACGATGTACGACGCGTTCCTCGCACAACGCGCCGAGGGCATTCCGTTCACGGGAAGGACACGCGATGAGTGATGCCGAACCGGCGGTCGAGATCGCCGGATTGCGCAAGTCGTTCGGCCGCACACGGGCGCTCGATGGTCTCGACCTGGTGGTCGCGCCGGGGCACGTGACGGGCTTCCTCGGCCCCAACGGCGCGGGCAAGTCCACGACGATCCGCATCCTGCTCGGCCTGCTGCGCGCCGACGGCGGCACCGTCCGCCTACTCGGCGGCGACCCGTGGCGCGACGCCGTCGCACTGCATCGCAGGATCGCCTACGTGCCGGGCGACGTCACGCTGTGGCCCAACCTGACGGGCATGCAGG is from Mycolicibacterium grossiae and encodes:
- a CDS encoding DUF4190 domain-containing protein encodes the protein MTNEGSDAGQSSSPESGTSGSEPASGGYEAPSIENAGSGDRGEADEAPPAYASSSYPSSSYPSPSYDPPYQPPQPPQAEAGQPPQYDAGTGYPPPPPYDPSSGYPPPPAGYLPGVGQQGYGQQGFGQPGYGHQGYGQPGYGQPGYGQPGFTNQGYGPPVYGVPGYPGYGPPARKTNVLAITSLVVSIISLCGIGSIAGIVLGVVALNQIKVSGEGGRGLAIAGIAVGAGTLLLSMLLLVSSASW
- a CDS encoding general stress protein, whose protein sequence is MTSPLQPGPKPGRGGPAGLPTPPRGWPIGSYPTYAEAQRAVDYLSDQQFPVQQVTIVGVDLMQVERVTGRLTWPRVLAGGALTGAWLGLFIGLVLGFFSPSPWGSLIAGLVAGVFFGLITSGLQYAMARGTRDFSSTMQLVAGRYDVLCDPQSAEQGRDLLGRLAI
- a CDS encoding DUF1003 domain-containing protein, whose amino-acid sequence is MSESARQRLDTPRLSRRRFTPRVDIEAVGRFSESIARFLGTGRYLAIQTVIVIVWILLNLFAVSLQWDPYPFILLNLAFSTQAAYAAPLILLAQNRQENRDRVALEEDRRRAEQTKADTEFLARELAALRLSVGEVATRDYLRRELEDLRELIAELQPAKETKSKSEKKKTTRHEVRHEARAVPRDDASVE
- a CDS encoding DUF4190 domain-containing protein, whose amino-acid sequence is MTADDTGRPAGEPHAEQPGQRADPPSPHQDPFAPVDYPGAELPPPVPSGGYPPPPPGPPGYPPPGAFPPPPPYPGGPSYGPGAPPYGPNPYDPNGYGPGPFYDPYQPLKPPGTNGKAIGAMVSSVAGFVLCLCFVPSIVGIVLGVMAMNETKRTGQDGRGLALAAVVIGAGTIVLYLALFAFGFAVDAVLPSEFQDY
- a CDS encoding magnesium transporter MgtE N-terminal domain-containing protein; this encodes MAAMNRVYAARLAGLVVLGPDGESIGRVRDVVVSIGIVRQQPRVLGLVVELLTRRRIFVPILRITAIEPDSVTLTGGNVSLRRFAQRPGEVLVLGQVLDTRVRVNDPELPNLSGVDVVVVDLGIEQVRSRDWMVTRIAVRMHRRLGRRTAVHVVDWQNVAGLTPSALALPGQGVAQLLAQFEGQRPIEVADAIRDLPSKRRYEVINALADERLADILQELPESEQAELLEQLDTERAADVLEEMDPDDAADLLGELDASRAEVLLARMDPTDSEPVRRLLQHSPDTAGGLMTSEPVVLAPDTTVAEALARVRDPDLTPAVATLAFVVRPPTATPTGRYLGCVHLQRLLREPPASLVGGLLDKDLPNLAPDASLAALTRYFAAYNLVCGPVVDEENHLLGAVTVDDVLDHLLPHDWRVSTEDPQLPTADAAPAQGASS
- a CDS encoding Mrp/NBP35 family ATP-binding protein, whose amino-acid sequence is MSSTASDLEAAVRAALGKVVDPELRRPITEVGMVKDVTIESDSSVHVEIYLTTSACPKKTEITDRVRDAVSDVPGTGAVRVTLDVMNDEQRAELRKLLRGDSREPVIPFAQPGSLTRVYAVASGKGGVGKSSVTVNLAAAMAARGLSVGVLDADIYGHSVPRMIGTEDRPTQVDSMIIPPVAHDVRVISIAMFTQGNTPVVWRGPMLHRALQQFLADVYWGDLDVLLLDLPPGTGDIAISVSQLIPGAEILVVTTPQLAAAEVAERAGAIALQTRQRIAGVVENMSGLQLPDGSTMALFGEGGGRQVAERLSRAVGADVPLLGQVPIDPQLVSAGDSGVPLVLSAPDSPAGKELRKVADALSSRKRGLAGMSLGLDPAGR
- a CDS encoding lytic transglycosylase domain-containing protein; the protein is MHIAGRDAFTAVRRRAARMVRTPAFGVAVLAPVVLIGAVGASAPAPKHTVSADGYMPLAAVASTGEDSGPKVIAALKPIKPLRIMAAVPSPPPPPIVMAPIGSLRIPMMALKAYRNAERTMAAAAPGCGVSWNLLAGIGRIESLHANGGATDSRGTPLQPIYGPTLDGTLAGNEVIVQSVQAGRVTYARAMGPMQFLPGTWARYASDGDGDGRADVQNLFDSSLAAARYLCSGGLNLREQSQVLTAILRYNNSMAYAQNVLGWAAGYATGVEPVDLPTISGPPPPISDEHLAANPEGLGPNLPLNATGLPATDPLARTPLFDANGVNAAGQIGAPGAAPGPLPGPAGPPQTAQNCQVFCLQGNPVPPPIAPPAPFAPAPMAPPMFAPPPAAAPGAVAGPAPAGAPVAPPAATPPGPAPGPAPGPLVAQPVAPPPPGPAPGPLLP
- a CDS encoding HpcH/HpaI aldolase/citrate lyase family protein, which produces MENPYRPRRTCLSVPGSSEKMIAKAKQLPADEVFLDLEDAVAPEAKSAARTRVAAALAAPGWAGQLRGVRVNDWTTPWTHADLIEVVAAAGASLDVVVLPKVADATHVRALDLLLTQLERTHGLPVGHIGVEAQIEDAAGLTHVDAIAAAPRVRALVLGPADMMASLRMRTLVVGEQPEGYDVGDAHHYAMMRILVAARAHGIDAIDGPYLKVRDTEAFRRVAGRAAALGYDGKWVLHPDQIAAGNEVFSPRQDDYDHAELILEAYEWHTSGAGGARGAVMLGDEMIDEASRKMALVIAGKGRAAGMTRTTPAFTPPD
- the tatB gene encoding Sec-independent protein translocase protein TatB, whose protein sequence is MFANIGWGEMLVLVIAGLVILGPERLPGAIRWTSNAARQAREYLSGATNQLRQDLGPEFDDLREPLSELQKLRGMTPRAALTKHLLDGDDSIFTGRFGDDVKPHSAPPPGAVPPAVPPSATTPPSASGPSPAGPTPFDTDAT